A DNA window from Vigna unguiculata cultivar IT97K-499-35 chromosome 10, ASM411807v1, whole genome shotgun sequence contains the following coding sequences:
- the LOC114165641 gene encoding probable E3 ubiquitin-protein ligase RNF144A-A — protein sequence MEGTSSSSTNFPSTAEDPHSVVDDFYFSALHDAEEMFPISDEKYAEELQLQEALYSSTTLSARVEKQVVIVDVDLDDDDDDDDLPLRTLKGKQKEIGECSSSSHGYCGICMDAKPGEEMFRNQNCSHIFCEDCIGRHVAAKIQENISMVKCPEPKCKAVIEPEFCRSIIPEEVFDRWENALCENVVLESQKFYCPFKDCSAMMICDDEEEVVTISECPHCNRLFCARCKVSWHAGLDCREFNALNDDERGREDLQVLDLAKNKSWRRCPKCRFYVEKNEGCSHISCRCGKEFCYACGSSWSQNHAC from the exons ATGGAGGGAACTTCATCTTCATCAACGAACTTTCCCTCCACTGCTGAAGATCCTCATTCGGTGGTCGACGATTTCTACTTCTCAGCACTTCACGATGCTGAAGAAATGTTTCCGATTTCGGATGAGAAATATGCGGAAGAGTTACAGCTACAAGAAGCGCTCTATTCCTCCACAACGTTAAGTGCTAGGGttgaaaaacaagttgttatAGTGGATGTAGATTtagatgatgatgacgatgacGATGACCTTCCTTTGAGAACCCTCAAGGGGAAACAGAAGGAGATCGGTGaatgttcttcttcttcccatGGCTACTGTGGTATTTGCATGGATGCAAAACCTGGAGAAGAAATGTTCAGGAACCAAAACTGTTCTCACATTTTTTGCGAAGATTGCATTGGAAGACATGTTGCTGCGAAGATTCAGGAAAATATATCAATGGTGAAATGTCCCGAACCAAAATGCAAAGCTGTTATAGAGCCTGAGTTCTGTCGTTCGATTATCCCTGAAGAAGTGTTTGATAGATGGGAAAATGCTCTCTGCGAGAATGTGGTGCTTGAATCGCAGAAGTTTTATTGTCCTTTCAAGGATTGTTCTGCTATGATGATAtgtgatgatgaagaagaagtgGTAACTATTTCTGAGTGTCCACATTGTAATAGATTGTTCTGTGCACGGTGCAAGGTTTCATGGCATGCGGGATTAGATTGTAGAGAGTTTAACGCATTGAATGATGATGAGAGAGGGAGGGAAGATCTGCAGGTGCTGGATCTTGCGAAGAACAAGAGTTGGAGGAGATGTCCAAAATGCAGATTCTATGTGGAAAAAAATGAAGGATGTTCGCATATTTCTTGCAG ATGTGGGAAGGAATTTTGTTATGCATGTGGATCCTCTTGGTCACAGAACCATGCATGTTAA
- the LOC114165642 gene encoding E3 ubiquitin-protein ligase RNF144A-like codes for MEGASTSSEGLHMVDDFYHSVLYGDEEIISISDEKYAEDLQLQEALYYSTVSSARVENKVADDDEPLKKLKRKQKEKGETSKTSSRAFCGICMDAKPGEQMFRNQNCSHLYCDHCIQGHVAAKIQENISMVKCPEPICKAVIEPENCRSIIPKEVFDRWENALCENMVLASQKFYCPFKDCSAMMICDASEVVTSSECPHCNRLFCAQCKVSWHAGLDCKEFKRSKREKRENGDSLVTNLAKKKGWRRCSKCKIYVERIHGCTRISCRSVSMHGRSEVINPYSETDVAMNFAMLVDRLGLGTVVERCGDSDDRVVQGGDDNDDRSSG; via the exons ATGGAGGGAGCTTCAACTTCATCTGAAGGTCTTCACATGGTTGACGACTTCTACCATTCAGTACTTTACGGTGATGaagaaataatttcaatttcggATGAGAAATATGCTGAAGATCTGCAACTACAAGAAGCCCTCTATTACTCCACAGTGTCAAGTGCTAGGGTTGAAAACAAAGTTGCAGATGATGATGAACCTTTGAAAAAACTCAAGAGGAAACAGAAAGAGAAGGGTGAAACTTCTAAAACTTCTTCCCGTGCATTCTGTGGTATTTGCATGGATGCAAAACCTGGAGAACAAATGTTCAGGAACCAAAACTGTTCCCACCTTTATTGTGATCATTGCATTCAAGGACATGTTGCTGCCAAGATTCAGGAAAATATATCAATGGTGAAATGTCCTGAGCCAATATGCAAAGCTGTTATAGAGCCTGAGAACTGTCGTTCGATTATCCCTAAAGAAGTGTTTGATAGATGGGAAAATGCTCTTTGTGAGAACATGGTGCTTGCGTCACAAAAGTTTTATTGTCCCTTCAAGGATTGTTCTGCTATGATGATATGTGATGCAAGCGAAGTTGTGACTTCATCGGAGTGTCCACATTGCAATAGACTGTTTTGTGCACAGTGCAAGGTTTCATGGCATGCGGGATTAGACTGTAAGGAGTTTAAGAGGtcgaaaagagagaaaagagaaaacgGAGACTCATTGGTGACGAACCTTGCGAAGAAGAAGGGTTGGAGAAGATGttcaaaatgcaaaatttaCGTAGAAAGAATCCATGGATGTACTCGTATTTCATGCAG GTCGGTTTCGATGCACGGAAGAAGTGAAGTCATCAATCCATACAGCGAAACCG ATGTGGCCATGAATTTTGCTATGCTTGTGGATCGTCTTGGACTG gGCACGGTGGTAGAGCGCTGCGGTGACAGCGACGATCGAGTGGTACAGGGCGGCGATGATAACGACGATCGATCGAGTGGTTGA
- the LOC114167368 gene encoding probable E3 ubiquitin-protein ligase RNF144A-B, producing the protein MEGASSSSSSRNFPSTAEDHYLVDDFYFSVLYDAEEIFPISDEKYAEELQLQEALYSSTMSSGRVEKEAVQVDVDDVADLLLRNRKRKRKESGETSLAHCGICMDAKPGEEMFRNRNCSHLFCDNCIGGHVAAKIQENISMVKCPEPKCKAVIEPENCHSIIPKEVFDRWENALCENVVLGSQKFYCPFKDCSAMMICDAGEVVTSSECPHCNRLFCAQCKVSWHAGIDCKEFQRSKREKGENGDSLVSELAKTKRWRRCSKCKIYVERIDGCTHIMQMWP; encoded by the exons ATGGAGGGAGCTTCATCCTCATCTTCATCTAGGAATTTTCCCTCCACTGCTGAAGATCATTACTTGGTCGACGATTTCTACTTTTCAGTACTTTACGATGCTGAAGAAATATTTCCAATTTCGGATGAGAAATATGCTGAAGAGCTGCAACTACAAGAAGCACTCTATTCCTCCACGATGTCAAGTGGTAGGGTTGAAAAGGAAGCTGTTCAAGTGGATGTAGATGATGTCGCTGACCTCCTTTTGAGAAACCGCAAGAGGAAACGTAAAGAGAGCGGTGAAACTTCCCTTGCACACTGTGGTATTTGCATGGATGCCAAGCCTGGGGAAGAAATGTTCAGGAACCGAAACTGTTCTCACCTTTTTTGTGATAATTGCATTGGAGGACATGTTGCTGCAAAGATTCAGGAAAATATATCAATGGTGAAATGTCCTGAGCCAAAATGCAAAGCGGTTATAGAGCCTGAGAATTGTCATTCAATTATCCCTAAAGAAGTGTTTGATAGATGGGAAAATGCTCTTTGTGAGAATGTGGTGCTTGGATCACAAAAGTTTTACTGTCCCTTTAAGGATTGTTCAGCTATGATGATATGTGATGCAGGGGAAGTTGTGACTTCATCGGAGTGTCCACATTGCAATAGACTTTTTTGTGCACAGTGCAAGGTTTCGTGGCATGCAGGAATAGACTGTAAGGAGTTTCAGAGGTcgaaaagagagaaaggagaGAATGGAGACTCATTGGTCAGTGAACTTGCCAAGACTAAACGTTGGAGAAGATGttcaaaatgcaaaatttaCGTAGAAAGAATTGATGGATGTACTCATATCATGCAG ATGTGGCCATGA
- the LOC114165644 gene encoding agamous-like MADS-box protein AGL62 produces MAPLSATNNGRTSNSRRRKIEIKDVEQRNRRCVTFSKRKLGLFNKLTELSLLCRAETALIIISQNGNVYSCGYPTTDAVLRRYITGASSEQCRGARRREQEEFLEKQRLEYESVQDELKEKQKQLKEMKEAQKNSSCFVSWWNLSTDNMGMEDLEQFKISLESLKLNLITVLQEKKLH; encoded by the coding sequence ATGGCTCCTCTTTCTGCAACAAACAATGGAAGAACTTCTAATTCAAGAAGGAGGAAGATTGAGATCAAAGATGTTGAACAGAGAAACAGAAGATGCGTCACCTTTTCCAAACGCAAATTAGGGCTTTTCAACAAACTCACTGAACTTTCTCTTCTATGCAGAGCAGAAACTGCTCTGATCATCATCTCTCAAAACGGAAACGTCTATTCCTGTGGCTACCCCACCACCGACGCCGTCCTTCGCCGTTACATCACCGGAGCGTCATCGGAACAGTGCAGAGGTGCAAGAAGGAGAGAGCAAGAGGAGTTTCTTGAAAAACAAAGGTTGGAATATGAGAGTGTGCAAGATGAGTTGAAAGAAAAACAGAAGCAATTGAAAGAGATGAAAGAGGCACAGAAAAATAGTTCTTGCTTTGTTTCTTGGTGGAATCTCTCCACTGACAACATGGGTATGGAGGATCTTGAACAGTTCAAGATCTCTTTGGAGAGTTTGAAGCTTAACCTCATCACAGTGTTGCAAGAGAAGAAGCTTCATTGA